In the Streptomyces sp. NBC_00525 genome, one interval contains:
- a CDS encoding acyl-CoA dehydrogenase family protein, whose protein sequence is MTAFSLDPAQTAWCEELRTLARDRLAPLAARGRPGHVNRPLLTALGELGLLDRLFGSGALDLCLLRESLARGCTEAETALALQGLGGFPVLRAGTAAQRERWLPEVRAGRAVAAFALSEPGAGSDAAALALDAAPDSGGWRLTGEKCWISNAPEADFYTVFARTTPGARARGVTAFLVPADRPGLTGTPLEMLSPHPIGALVFDGVRVTPDDVLGEPDRGFGVAMDTLNLFRPSVGAFALGMARAALDATVEHTATRTAFGGPLAGLQAVSHQVAEMATRTEAARLLVYAAAAAHDAGEPGVPRRAAMAKLYATETAQYVVDTAVQLHGARALRRGHLLEHLYREVRAPRIYEGASEVQRTIIAKELYANREPTA, encoded by the coding sequence ATGACGGCATTCTCGCTCGATCCGGCACAGACCGCCTGGTGCGAGGAGCTGCGCACCCTGGCCCGTGACCGGCTGGCCCCGCTCGCCGCGCGCGGCCGGCCGGGGCACGTCAACCGCCCGCTGCTCACCGCCCTCGGCGAGCTGGGCCTGCTCGACCGGCTGTTCGGCTCGGGCGCCCTCGACCTGTGCCTGCTGCGCGAATCGCTCGCCCGAGGCTGTACGGAGGCCGAGACCGCCCTCGCACTCCAGGGCCTCGGCGGCTTCCCGGTGCTCCGGGCGGGCACCGCGGCCCAGCGCGAGCGGTGGCTCCCCGAGGTCCGGGCCGGCCGCGCCGTCGCCGCGTTCGCGCTCAGCGAGCCGGGCGCCGGCTCCGACGCCGCCGCCCTGGCGCTCGACGCCGCCCCGGACTCCGGCGGCTGGCGGCTGACCGGCGAGAAGTGCTGGATCTCCAACGCGCCGGAGGCCGACTTCTACACGGTCTTCGCCCGCACCACACCGGGCGCCCGCGCCCGCGGCGTCACCGCGTTCCTGGTCCCCGCCGACCGCCCCGGCCTGACCGGGACCCCGCTGGAGATGCTCTCCCCGCACCCCATCGGGGCGCTGGTCTTCGACGGCGTCCGGGTCACCCCCGACGACGTGCTGGGCGAGCCGGACCGGGGCTTCGGGGTGGCCATGGACACCCTCAACCTCTTCCGGCCCAGCGTCGGCGCCTTCGCGCTCGGCATGGCACGGGCCGCCTTGGACGCCACCGTGGAGCACACCGCCACCCGTACCGCCTTCGGCGGGCCGCTCGCCGGGCTCCAGGCCGTCTCCCACCAGGTCGCCGAGATGGCCACCCGCACCGAGGCCGCCCGGCTGCTGGTCTACGCGGCCGCCGCCGCCCACGACGCCGGGGAGCCCGGGGTGCCGCGCCGGGCCGCCATGGCGAAGCTGTACGCCACCGAGACCGCGCAGTACGTCGTGGACACCGCCGTCCAGCTGCACGGCGCGCGGGCCCTGCGCCGCGGCCATCTGCTCGAACACCTCTACCGGGAGGTCCGCGCCCCGCGCATCTACGAGGGCGCCAGCGAGGTCCAGCGCACCATCATCGCCAAGGAGCTGTACGCGAACCGGGAGCCGACCGCATGA
- a CDS encoding RidA family protein has product MSPIHRINPHELSPAAGFSHAVTATGGRLVFLAGQTALDRHGSVVGETLPEQFATALGNLLAALRAAGGSPADLARVTVYATDVADYRAHAPELGRTWRRLAGRDYPAMAVIGAARLWDEQALVELDGIAVLP; this is encoded by the coding sequence ATGAGTCCCATCCACCGCATCAACCCGCACGAACTCTCGCCCGCCGCCGGCTTCTCGCACGCGGTCACCGCCACCGGCGGCCGGCTCGTCTTCCTGGCCGGGCAGACCGCCCTGGACCGGCACGGCAGCGTCGTCGGCGAGACCCTGCCCGAGCAGTTCGCCACCGCCCTCGGCAACCTCCTCGCCGCCCTGCGCGCGGCCGGCGGCTCCCCGGCGGACCTGGCCCGGGTCACGGTCTACGCCACCGACGTCGCCGACTACCGCGCCCACGCCCCGGAACTGGGCCGGACCTGGCGCCGGCTGGCCGGGCGCGACTACCCGGCGATGGCCGTCATCGGGGCCGCCCGCCTCTGGGACGAACAGGCCCTGGTCGAGCTGGACGGCATCGCGGTCCTGCCCTGA